The following are encoded together in the Chlorocebus sabaeus isolate Y175 chromosome 20, mChlSab1.0.hap1, whole genome shotgun sequence genome:
- the LOC103223711 gene encoding large ribosomal subunit protein eL36-like, translating to MALRYPMAVGLNKGHKVTKNVSKPRHSRRCRRLTKQTKFMRDIIREVSGFAPYERRAMELLKVSKDKRVLKFIKKRVGTHIRAKRKREELSNVLAAMRKAAAKKD from the coding sequence ATGGCTCTACGCTACCCTATGGCCGTGGGCCTCAACAAGGGCCACAAGGTGACCAAGAATGTGAGCAAGCCCAGGCACAGCCGCCGCTGCAGGCGTCTGACGAAACAAACCAAGTTCATGCGGGACATTATTCGGGAGGTGTCTGGCTTTGCCCCATACGAGCGGCGCGCCATGGAGTTACTGAAGGTCTCCAAGGACAAACGGGTCCTCAAGTTTATCAAGAAAAGGGTGGGGACGCACATCCGCGCCAAGAGGAAGCGGGAGGAGCTGAGCAACGTATTGGCCGCTATGAGGAAAGCTGCTGCCAAGAAAGACTGA